CATGAAATGGTTCAAAGGCATAACCCAGAAGTGATCCGCTTTTTAATGTTGTCCGTTCATTATCGTCACCCCATTAATTTTTCTGATGATCTGCTAGGTCAAGCAGAGAATGGATTGGAAAGGTTAAAAACGAGTTATACAAATTTAATGCATAGATTAAAAAGCAGTACAAATTTAACAAATGACGATCAACAGTGGTTAGATAAAATTACAAAAGAGAAAGAACGTTTTATTCAAGAGATGGATGATGACTTTAATACGGCGAATGCCATTTCTGTTTTATTTGACCTTACGAAGCAAGCGAATTATTATTTGGAAAAAGGTCATACGTCTGAAAAGGTCATCCAAGCATTCTTGGATCTTTATAAGCAGTTGTTTGCCGTTCTTGGATTAACGATTGCAGAAGGACAGTTACTAGATGAGGAAATAGAGGGATTAATTCAAAAAAGAATTGAAGCTAGGAAAAATAGGGAGTTTGCCTTAGCTGATGAAATTAGAGATCTTTTGAAGGAGAAAGAAATTATTTTGGAAGACACTCCGCAAGGAACACGATGGAAAAGAGGCTAAACAGTATGAACATAGAAGCTTTTGAAGTCAAAGATGTCAACCAGTTAAATGGCTTGGCGCTAGCTTATATAGGTGATGCTGTTTATGAAATGTATGTGCGGAATTTCTTACTTTCTTTAGGAAAAGTAAAGCCAAATGAATTACATCGTATGTCCAAACAATTTGTGTCGGGTCAATCTCAAGCCGATATTTTATTTCATCTAATTAATAACAATTTCTTTACTGAACAAGAAATGATGGTGATTAGACGAGGTAGGAATGCTAAATCAGGAACGAAGCCTAAAAACTTAGATGTTCAAACTTATCGGCACAGTACAGCATTTGAAGCGATAGTAGGTTATCATTATTTAAATAAAAATGAACAAAGACTGAATGAGTTGATGCATCGTGTCATTGAGTTAATCTCTATAGAAAGGGGGATTTTCAAATGAAGAAAGAGTTTATTATAGGAAAAAATCCAATTATCGAAGCGTTAAAAACGGATCGGGATATTAACCGTATTTGGTTAGGAGAACATACGAATAAAGGTCAGGCGAAGCAACTTTTACAATTAGCAAAGGAAAAAGGGATTATTGTTCAGCAAGTTCCTAAAAAGAAGCTTGATCAAATGGTAGATGGTAATCATCAAGGGGTCATTGCACAGGTTGCAGCTTATCAATATGCTTCGTTAGACGATTTGTTTGAAATAGCTGAAAAGAGAGGTGAGTCTCCGTTTTTCCTGTTACTGGATGAAATAGAAGACCCTCATAATTTAGGATCAATCATGAGGACTGCTGATGCGGTAGGGGCACATGGTATCATTATTCCTAAAAGAAGGGCAGTAGGATTAACCTATTCCGTTTCCAAAGCTTCAACAGGAGCAATCGAGTATATACCTGTTGTGAGAGTCACTAATATAGCGAACACCATTGATGAACTGAAAGAGAAAGGGTTATGGATTGTAGGTACAGATGCGAAAGCTACTGACGACTACCGGGATATAGACGGAAATATGTCTATAGGTCTAGTGATTGGAAGTGAAGGAAAGGGAATGGGTCGGTTAATAAAAAATAAGTGTGACTTTCTCATTAATATTCCTATGATTGGAAAGGTCACTTCCTTAAATGCCTCAGTTGCAGCAAGTATTCTTATGTTCGAGGTTTTTCGTAAAAGAAATCCCCTAAGGCAGTAGAGTTCCATGGATATTCTTTTAGTGGATGGTTACAATATCATAGGTGCATGGCCGGAGTTAGAGGCATTAAAAAAACATAGTTTGGCGGATGCTAGAAGCAAGTTAATAGAAAAAATGTCAGAGTACTGTGCATACACAGGGATGAAGGTCATTATCGTTTTCGATGCACATATGGTGAAGGGTTTAGATAAAAAAAAGAAGCAAGCAGGGGTTGAAATTATTTACACAAAAGAGATGGAAACCGCTGATGAGCGAATTGAAAAGCTTGCCCAATCTCTACAAAATATTCGAACGAAAGTGTATGTAGCAACCTCTGACTATACTGAACAATGGACCATTTTTTCAAAAGGAGCTTTGAGGAAGTCAGCAAGAGAACTTTTGATAGAAATGGAGTCAATAGAAAAACGTATTGAGAAAAAAGTAAAGAAAACGCAACAAGAACGTTTTAATTCTAAGATTAAATTATCTGACGATGTAGCAGAAATGTTCGAAAAGTGGAGAAGAGGAGATAAATAGAATCTAGATAAAGTTAAATAATAACAGATTTTATTTAAATCAATTTATGTAATCTACTTTACTTTTTTTAAAAGTTAAGAAGGCATGAAAAACGTTTATTATTTAGCTTTCTTTTTTATTATTGTCCAGCTCCAGCGCCAAACGACTCGTAAGTTTTTCGACGCACAGGAAATGCTAGCATCATCGTTGCCCAGAGGACGTGGGCGCTTTTAGATGATGTTCATATGTTTGTTATCGTCGTTAAACGGGCGCTTATGCTTTTCTTACTTAGATTTCAATTGTTATAAATATAGGTTGTTGACGTTTTCCAAAAAAGTGCAGTATAATATTTCTAACTATTGCTTTATTGCGGTCGGGGGGATCGGTGTGAGCACATACGACAACAAAGGAAAATACGTAGTGGAATTAAATAAATTAAACGACGAACAAATCATTGAAATGGTTCATTTAGGAAACAGTGATGCATTGGATTTTTTAATAACGAAATACAAAAATTTTGTGAGAGCGAAAGCGCGATCGTATTTTTTAATTGGTGCTGATCGGGAAGATATTGTTCAAGAAGGAATGATAGGTCTTTATAAAGCCATCCGAGATTTTAGAGAGGACAAGCTTACATCATTTAAGGCTTTTGCAGAATTGTGTATTACCCGCCAAATTATCACTGCGATTAAAACCGCAACCCGTCAGAAACATATTCCTCTTAACTCGTACGTGTCACTAGATAAACCCATTTATGATGAAGAATCTGATCGAACATTAATGGATATCATATCAGGTGCTAAAGTCATGGATCCAGAAGAATTAATTATTAATCAGGAAGAATTCGATGATATTGAATTGAAAATGGGAGAATTACTTTCAGATTTAGAAAGGAAAGTGCTTGCTCTTTATTTAGATGGTCAGTCATATCAAGAAATTTCCAAACAATTAAATCGACATGTAAAGTCAATTGATAACGCTCTTCAGCGTGTGAAACGAAAATTAGAACGTTATTTAGAAATTCGTGAAATTACTAGTTGAGCTCAATTGAAAGTGTGCATGCACTTTTCTATTGTCTAGCTCCAGCGCCCAACGACTTGTAAGTTTTTCGACGCACAGGAAGTGCTAGCATCATCGTTGCCCACAGGACGTGCGATGAACAGGAAGTTTTAGCATCAACGTTAGCCACAGGACGTGGCTGACCTTAGTTGATGATCCTTTGTGTAGATGATGTTCCATCTCTTTGATAAGTCAACATCGAAGCCTGCGGCTATTCGTGTTTCCTTTATCTCATGCGGGGGTCTCAAGCCCCTTCGTCGTTAGTCGGGCTCTTGCGCTTTTCTTAAATACCATTGAAACCATATTGACATATTTTTCGACAATGTGATACATTTTTATTGATATAAAAACGGATGGTGTGTATATGCGTAAGAAAGTGATTTTAGCTTGTACAGCTTGTGGAAGCCGAAACTATTCAACAAATAAAAATGTAACAACAACTTTAGAACGCTTAGAAGCAAACAAGTACTGCGATAAATGTAAGTCTCACATGCTACACCGTGAAACAAAATAACAAAGGGCAAACTCTTCTTGGAGGTACGTAAAATGCAACGATTAGTTAATTTTTTTCGCGGTGTGAGTCGCGAAATGAAAAAAGTAAGCTGGCCAAAAGGTAAAGAACTTACACGCTATACGATCACGGTTATTACAACGGTGACATTTGTGGCTGTTTTCTTTGCGTTGATTGATACAGGTATTTCTGAACTTATTCGACTTATCCTTGAATAAACTAAGTAATTTCGTGCTATAATGAGTCATATCGAGATTCTCATGTGAAACCCGTTTAACGGGTTTTTTCAATGCTCAAGAAACTGAAGGTGACCTAGTCGTTATTCAAAATGTTGAGAACAGACTTGTGTTAATAATAGAGTAATTTAAAGTGATCTTCTTAGCTATAAGCCTAACCTTAACTAAGACTTTCGGATCATGCGGGGAGGGAAGGACAAACGTCCACCATTATGGAAAAGAATTGGTATGTGGTCCATACGTATTCTGGTTATGAAAATAAAGTAAAAACCAATCTAGAAAAAAGAGTAGAGTCGATGGGAATGCAAGATAAAATATTTCGTGTAGTAGTCCCTGAAGAAGAAGAGACAGAAATTAAAAATGGGAAGCAAAAGGTTAGCAAGAAAAAAGTGTTTCCTGGATATGTTATTGTTGAGATTGTGATGACGGATGACTCTTGGTATGTGGTGCGTAATACACCAGGTGTAACAGGGTTTGTAGGCTCAGCTGGTTCAGGTTCTAAGCCAACTCCATTATTACCAGAAGAGGTAGATCGTATATTAAAACGAATGGGAATGAATGAACAGAATATAGATGTTGATTTTGAAGTAGGAGAAAACGTAAAAGTGACAGAGGGTCCTTTTGCAAACTTCGAGGGAACGGTTGAAGAGATAGAATTAGATAAAAACAAAGTGAAAGTACTTGTTAATATGTTCGGTCGTGACACCCCTGTGGAGCTTGATTTTAACCAGGTTACAAAATTGTAATTTAAAACTTGAAAAAAACAATAGAAAGTGGTAACATTTCATAAGTCAGTATGTCTCTATTATATGAGACAGTTATATTGAAATGATTCTGATATTTTTAGAAGTTGTTCAAAAAGGATGAAAAAAATCTCTGTCGAATAACTTTGTTGTCTGGCTTCTTTACTCCTCATGTACTAAGAAACGTACACTGTGGTGCTCGAATCTCAGACGCCTCGTTCTTCTCGGATCTTTTTCCCTTATTGTTGAACACGTACTTTTATACAGAATGAACTGCTTATGAGTGGGAGGGGAATAACCCTATTACCACATCACGGACTTAAGGAGGTGTGTCTCGTGGCTAAAAAAGTAATTAAAGTTGTAAAACTTCAAATCCCTGCTGGTAAAGCTAATCCAGCACCACCAGTTGGTCCTGCATTAGGTCAAGCAGGTGTGAATATTATGGGATTCTGTAAAGAGTTCAACGCTCGCACAGCTGATCAAGCTGGTTTAATCATCCCTGTTGAAATTACGGTATTTGAAGACCGTTCATTTACATTTATCACAAAAACTCCACCTGCAGCTGTTTTACTAAAAAAAGCAGCAGGAATTGAGTCAGGTTCTGGAGAACCTAATCGTAATAAAGTGGCGACACTTAAACGTGATAAAGTGCGTGAAATTGCCGAAACTAAGATGCCTGATTTGAACGCTGCGGATGTTGAAGCAGCGATGCGCATGGTTGAAGGTACTGCACGTAGCATGGGTATTGTTATCGAAGACTAATTTTCGTTGTAATAGGTTGCGGGTTTAATCGTATTTAACTTCGCAACCTTTATTCGTGGGAGGTATATCCGTTACAACCACATAAGGAGGAAATAAACATGGCAAAAAGAGGTAAGAAATATGTTGAAGCGGCTAAATTAATTGATCGCTCAAAAGCATATGATGTAAAAGAAGCAATTGAACTTGTGAAAAAGACATCTACTACTAAGTTTGACGCTACTGTAGAAGTTGCGTTTCGTTTAGGGGTTGACCCTCGTAAAAACGATCAACAAATTCGTGGTGCTGTAGTTTTACCTAATGGTACAGGAAAAACTCAACGTGTTTTAGTTTTTGCTAAAGGCGATAAACTAAAAGAAGCAGAAGCAGCAGGCGCAGATTTTGTTGGTGACTCTGAGTATATTAATAAAATCCAACAAGGTTGGTTTGACTTTGATGTAATCGTTGCTACACCTGATATGATGGGTGAAGTTGGTAAGCTTGGTCGTGTGTTAGGACCTAAAGGTTTAATGCCAAACCCAAAAACAGGTACAGTAACTTTTGAAATAGAGAAAGCTGTTAAAGAAATCAAAGCTGGTAAGGTTGAGTACAGAGTAGATAAACAAGCGAATATCCATGTTCCAATTGGTAAAATTTCCTTTGAAGAAGGAAAGCTTGTTGAAAACTTTGAAACCATTTTTGATACAATCGAAAAAGCAAAACCGGCTGCAGCTAAAGGAACTTACATGAAAAACATTACGGTAACATCTACGATGGGACCTGGTGTTAAAGTGGATTCTTCTACTTTTGCAGCTAAATAAATCCAGTTGACGAAATAAACTTGAACAGATATAATATTTCTTGTTGAAAAAATAATTTAAATTACTTTACCGTAGACAGTAGGTGCTTTAAAGCTTAATTTCCTACCGAGGTGTGTATCGATATATTTAGCGTTTTCGCTTGTTCGAATATACCAACCTCTATGTCTATGTGGGCATAGAGGTTTTTTGCGCCATAAACGGTATAAGTATTCTAATTTACCCTTATGGGAGGTGTAAAGATGAGCAGTGCAATTGAAACAAAGAAAGTGATTGTTGAAGATATCGCAACAAAATTCCGTGAAAGCAAATCAGTTGTCGTTGTAGATTACAGAGGTTTAACTGTTGCAGAAGTGACGGAGTTGCGTAAAAACTTACGTGATGCAGGTGTAGAGTTCAAAGTGTTTAAAAACACAATGACTCGTAGAGCTGTAGAACAAGTTGAATTGACAGAACTAAATGATGTTTTGACTGGACCCAACGCGATTGCGTTTAGTGCTGAAGATGTTGTTGCTCCAGCTAAAATTATTAACAACTTCGCAAAAGATCATGAAGCGCTAGAAATTAAAGCTGGTGTGATTGAAGGAAATGTTGCGTCAGTTGAAGATGTTAAGGCTCTTGCTGAACTTCCTTCAAGAGATGGTTTATTATCAATGCTTCTATCTGTCCTTCAACTCCAATACGAAATCTTGCTCTTGCGACAAAAGCTGTTGCAGATCAAAAAGA
This portion of the Bacillus carboniphilus genome encodes:
- a CDS encoding Mini-ribonuclease 3 codes for the protein MNIEAFEVKDVNQLNGLALAYIGDAVYEMYVRNFLLSLGKVKPNELHRMSKQFVSGQSQADILFHLINNNFFTEQEMMVIRRGRNAKSGTKPKNLDVQTYRHSTAFEAIVGYHYLNKNEQRLNELMHRVIELISIERGIFK
- the rlmB gene encoding 23S rRNA (guanosine(2251)-2'-O)-methyltransferase RlmB, with the protein product MKKEFIIGKNPIIEALKTDRDINRIWLGEHTNKGQAKQLLQLAKEKGIIVQQVPKKKLDQMVDGNHQGVIAQVAAYQYASLDDLFEIAEKRGESPFFLLLDEIEDPHNLGSIMRTADAVGAHGIIIPKRRAVGLTYSVSKASTGAIEYIPVVRVTNIANTIDELKEKGLWIVGTDAKATDDYRDIDGNMSIGLVIGSEGKGMGRLIKNKCDFLINIPMIGKVTSLNASVAASILMFEVFRKRNPLRQ
- a CDS encoding NYN domain-containing protein; this encodes MDILLVDGYNIIGAWPELEALKKHSLADARSKLIEKMSEYCAYTGMKVIIVFDAHMVKGLDKKKKQAGVEIIYTKEMETADERIEKLAQSLQNIRTKVYVATSDYTEQWTIFSKGALRKSARELLIEMESIEKRIEKKVKKTQQERFNSKIKLSDDVAEMFEKWRRGDK
- the sigH gene encoding RNA polymerase sporulation sigma factor SigH, with the protein product MSTYDNKGKYVVELNKLNDEQIIEMVHLGNSDALDFLITKYKNFVRAKARSYFLIGADREDIVQEGMIGLYKAIRDFREDKLTSFKAFAELCITRQIITAIKTATRQKHIPLNSYVSLDKPIYDEESDRTLMDIISGAKVMDPEELIINQEEFDDIELKMGELLSDLERKVLALYLDGQSYQEISKQLNRHVKSIDNALQRVKRKLERYLEIREITS
- the rpmG gene encoding 50S ribosomal protein L33, translated to MRKKVILACTACGSRNYSTNKNVTTTLERLEANKYCDKCKSHMLHRETK
- the secE gene encoding preprotein translocase subunit SecE, with product MQRLVNFFRGVSREMKKVSWPKGKELTRYTITVITTVTFVAVFFALIDTGISELIRLILE
- the nusG gene encoding transcription termination/antitermination protein NusG, yielding MEKNWYVVHTYSGYENKVKTNLEKRVESMGMQDKIFRVVVPEEEETEIKNGKQKVSKKKVFPGYVIVEIVMTDDSWYVVRNTPGVTGFVGSAGSGSKPTPLLPEEVDRILKRMGMNEQNIDVDFEVGENVKVTEGPFANFEGTVEEIELDKNKVKVLVNMFGRDTPVELDFNQVTKL
- the rplK gene encoding 50S ribosomal protein L11, yielding MAKKVIKVVKLQIPAGKANPAPPVGPALGQAGVNIMGFCKEFNARTADQAGLIIPVEITVFEDRSFTFITKTPPAAVLLKKAAGIESGSGEPNRNKVATLKRDKVREIAETKMPDLNAADVEAAMRMVEGTARSMGIVIED
- the rplA gene encoding 50S ribosomal protein L1, which gives rise to MAKRGKKYVEAAKLIDRSKAYDVKEAIELVKKTSTTKFDATVEVAFRLGVDPRKNDQQIRGAVVLPNGTGKTQRVLVFAKGDKLKEAEAAGADFVGDSEYINKIQQGWFDFDVIVATPDMMGEVGKLGRVLGPKGLMPNPKTGTVTFEIEKAVKEIKAGKVEYRVDKQANIHVPIGKISFEEGKLVENFETIFDTIEKAKPAAAKGTYMKNITVTSTMGPGVKVDSSTFAAK